One Chloroflexota bacterium genomic window carries:
- a CDS encoding ISL3 family transposase — MHKGHGQFVLVISAPELGLVLDILADRSQETLLNWLEKRGSEWCAAVKVACSDMWDAYQEAAAQKLPNARRVVDRFHVMKNLNEALTKARRVIQKGAAEETKELLKGCRWLLVKNQENLTEAQRQKLSGMLAASSELKSCYELKESFRDLFNESLTHQAAEERLLSWIAKVEATPFKALQSFVNTLRNWWEQILNYFEGRYNNGFAEGVNLKIKMLNRRGFGYRNFGSFRLHVLVAFDPMSR; from the coding sequence TTGCACAAAGGGCATGGCCAATTTGTTTTGGTCATCTCGGCCCCGGAGTTGGGGCTGGTTCTGGACATTTTGGCAGATCGCAGCCAGGAAACCCTGCTGAATTGGCTGGAAAAACGCGGGTCGGAATGGTGTGCCGCGGTCAAAGTCGCTTGCTCGGACATGTGGGATGCCTATCAAGAAGCGGCAGCGCAGAAACTGCCGAATGCGCGGCGGGTGGTGGATCGTTTTCATGTCATGAAGAACCTGAACGAAGCGTTGACCAAAGCCAGACGGGTTATTCAAAAAGGTGCGGCTGAAGAAACGAAAGAGCTTCTCAAAGGTTGCCGGTGGTTGTTGGTCAAGAACCAAGAGAACCTAACCGAAGCACAACGGCAAAAATTGTCTGGCATGTTGGCCGCGTCGTCTGAATTGAAAAGTTGCTACGAACTCAAAGAATCCTTTCGCGATTTGTTCAATGAAAGCCTAACTCACCAAGCCGCTGAAGAGCGTCTACTAAGTTGGATTGCCAAAGTAGAAGCGACCCCCTTCAAAGCTTTGCAGTCGTTTGTCAACACCCTTCGCAATTGGTGGGAGCAAATCTTGAACTACTTTGAGGGGCGCTACAACAATGGTTTTGCCGAAGGCGTCAATTTGAAAATCAAAATGCTCAATCGCCGCGGCTTTGGTTACCGCAATTTCGGCTCCTTTCGCTTGCACGTTTTAGTCGCCTTCGACCCTATGTCCCGGTAA